TCGTTTTTTATGATTTTATTTATAAAAATGTCAAGATAAATTATGATGGTATTGAAAAAATAACGAATTTTGCAGCACAATATAAAGAAGAAATTGTTGATAATCAGCTGTTTTTTAATGCTTATTTTTCTAAAATAGATGAATTGGAAAAGTATCATGGTCATTATGAGTATGATGCAAATGGCGCAAAGTATTCTGACAACACAGGTTTTTTACCTGTTTTGAATCAAAAAGCCGATTTTTATTTAGATAATAACATAAAATTTGTTAATGGAATGATAAATATTTAATATTTTTGTCTTTTTATTGTTTTTATGTATAATTTTATGCTTTGTTAAAGCAATTAATAATGTTAATTAGAGAGTTATGAGTAAATTTCGTTTAGATGAAGTAGATCACCAAATTTTAGATATGTTGATAGACAACACAAGAGTACCTTTTACAGATATTGCAAAAAAATTATTGATATCAGCGGGTACTGTTCATGTTAGGGTAAAAAAGATGGAGGATGCAGGAATCATAATGGGTTCTTCGCTTGTATTGGACTATGATAAATTAGGTTACTCTTTTATAGCATATGTAGGTGTATTTTTGAACAACACTTCTCAAACAAAATTTGTTTTGGAGCGCATTAATGAAATTCCATTTGTAACCGTAGCTTCTGTAACTACTGGTAAGTTTAATATTTTTTGTAAAATAAGAGCCAAAGACACTAAACATGCAAAGGATGTTATTTTTATGATTGATGATATTGATGGAGTTTACCGTACAGAAACTATGATCTCTCTTGAAGAAAGCATCAATGATAAGAAGCGCTTAATGCATACCATATTCAAAAACATGTAATTCTTGAATGCGCTGTAATTAAATACAACCTCAAGTTTATTCTTGGGGTTTTTTTATGAAAAATTAACTAAACCAACCACTCAAAACTATGTATACTTTACCTAAAATAGAACGTTTTAATCAAGATGTTTTATCTAAATACCATATTTACAATAGTGTTTTTATTACTTTGCCTTTTCACTCTATAGATAATACAGGAGCGTTATTACCGCTTTTTACAGATATATGTGATACTGGGTTTAAAAAACAAGAAACTCCTAAAGAAATTGTTGATTTTTTTACGGAGCGATACTTACACAATGCCTCTGAGCAAGAGAAAATTGATATTATGTTTCGTTTTATTCAATACATCGAACGACAAATTGTGCTTTTTGATGCTATTGAAGATGCTGCTTTCCCTGTGGTAAATAATATGGAGGGTATTGGTTCTTTGAGAGATATCAAAGAAAAGTCAGATGTAAAAGATAATGAAGAAGAATTAGTAGAGTTTTTAGAGAATTTTAATGTTAGAACGGTTTTAACGGCGCATCCTACTCAGTTTTATCCTGGAGCAGTGCTTGGAATAATTAATGATTTAACCGAAGCCATTCGTAAAAATGATCTTCTTGATATTAAACAATTATTAGCCCAATTAGGAAAAACTCCTTTTATTCAAAAAGACAAGCCTAGCCCATTTGATGAAGCAGTAAGTTTGATTTGGTTTCTTGAAAACGTTTTTTATCAAACCTCTGGAGAGATTGTTCAGTACTTACAAAAAAATATTTTTAATTCCTTATCTATAAAAAATCCTTTAATAAAACTAGGCTTTTGGCCAGGAGGAGACCGTGATGGAAATCCATTTGTAACTACTGAGATTACTTTGAAGGTTGCTGAACGTCTAAGAACCTCTATTTTAAAATGTTATTACATCGAAATAAGAAATTTAAAAAGAAAGTTAACGTTTTCTGGTGTAGATACTTTGATTACGGAACTTGAACAAAAACTATATCGTTCTGTTTTTTATTCAAAAGGTGATATTTATATAACTCTTGAAGATTTCAACACTCAATTATTAAAAATCAAACAAATAATTATTGAGCAGCACCAATCCTTATATTTGGACGAATTAGATGCTTTGCTGATTAAGTTGAACTTATTTGGTTTTCATTTTGCTACGTTAGACATTAGACAAAATAGTAAAATTCATGATGCTGTTTTTAGTGATATCGTTGATTACTTCCATCAAGTAGAATCGACTATTTTTCCAAAAAACTATAAGAATCTTTCTGAGACTGAAAAGATTTTAGCT
This portion of the Flavobacterium sp. CECT 9288 genome encodes:
- a CDS encoding Lrp/AsnC family transcriptional regulator, with the translated sequence MSKFRLDEVDHQILDMLIDNTRVPFTDIAKKLLISAGTVHVRVKKMEDAGIIMGSSLVLDYDKLGYSFIAYVGVFLNNTSQTKFVLERINEIPFVTVASVTTGKFNIFCKIRAKDTKHAKDVIFMIDDIDGVYRTETMISLEESINDKKRLMHTIFKNM